A genome region from Gigantopelta aegis isolate Gae_Host chromosome 3, Gae_host_genome, whole genome shotgun sequence includes the following:
- the LOC121368174 gene encoding G-protein coupled receptor dmsr-1-like, with translation MENNHSTNFVIEMTSVFESTTTSPPTGIEEFGIIYGKIHGHLSIFVCIFGIISNVLNIIVLTRKHMLSPTNFILTALAIADMLTMTTYPIMAIYINILTGPDCINKHHPREWMYFILFHNLFIVTCHNIAMWLTVSLAVFRYIFVCMPTRAMTLCTSDRAKLTVAIVVVGTIIICTPNYVMYQVVDYNANTNLTYCYIIADSNFALDHPQYTQFTKWLYGVVIKILPCILLTFLSALLISAMQQARRRRVRLLSSSNRASGHDHQSSEHNRTTMMLVMVVLFFVITELPQGIVALIGGISDHFWNNVYVHLGDFMDILVLVNSAVNFILYCIMSQQFRSAFRNLFVGKNMPSLMKKNTKENGTPTYSVVKTEVTQL, from the coding sequence ATGGAAAATAACCATTCGACTAATTTTGTGATAGAAATGACATCAGTGTTTGAATCGACTACCACAAGTCCTCCTACTGGAATTGAAGAGTTTGGGATTATATACGGCAAGATACACGGTCATCTCAgtatttttgtgtgcattttTGGAATAATCTCCAATGTGCTGAACATTATTGTACTGACACGCAAACACATGCTGTCACCCACCAACTTCATCCTGACGGCCCTGGCCATCGCGGACATGCTCACCATGACCACCTACCCAATAATGGCCATCTACATCAACATCCTCACAGGGCCCGACTGCATCAACAAGCACCACCCGCGGGAGTGGATGTACTTCATTCTCTTCCACAACCTGTTCATCGTGACGTGCCACAACATCGCCATGTGGCTCACTGTGTCGCTGGCCGTATTCCGCTACATCTTCGTCTGCATGCCGACGCGGGCGATGACGCTGTGCACGTCCGACCGGGCCAAGCTCACTGTGGCCATTGTGGTGGTGGGCACCATCATCATATGCACACCCAACTACGTCATGTACCAGGTGGTGGACTACAACGCCAACACTAACCTGACGTACTGCTACATCATCGCTGACAGCAACTTTGCGCTCGACCACCCGCAGTATACGCAGTTTACCAAGTGGCTGTACGGTGTGGTGATCAAGATCCTGCCGTGCATCCTGCTCACCTTCCTCAGCGCGCTGCTCATCTCAGCCATGCAGCAGGCACGGCGCAGGCGAGTCCGCCTCCTCAGCTCGTCCAACCGTGCCTCGGGCCATGACCACCAGAGCAGCGAGCACAACCGCACCACCATGATGCTGGTGATGGTCGTCCTCTTCTTTGTGATCACCGAACTTCCTCAGGGCATCGTGGCACTCATCGGCGGCATCAGCGACCACTTCTGGAACAACGTGTACGTGCACCTTGGCGACTTCATGGATATACTCGTTCTCGTGAACAGCGCCGTCAACTTCATACTCTACTGCATCATGAGCCAGCAGTTCCGCAGTGCGTTCCGCAACCTGTTCGTGGGCAAGAACATGCCCTCGCTCATGAAGAAGAACACCAAGGAGAACGGTACACCCACCTATAGTGTAGTCAAAACGGAGGTCACTCAGCTATAA